A portion of the Candidatus Binatia bacterium genome contains these proteins:
- a CDS encoding DUF6600 domain-containing protein, producing MTRISVVTGSVVVQRGDGNKQVSAVVNAPLLPGDYISTGGSSRAEIQFDGYTAIRLGGNVQARITSDDPGNRQVQLADGTIVVGLVHDTGLVDVETPSVTVRVRQQGDYRISIGHDGSSWVTTRRGSAEVTTPQHTYTLGEGRTLVARGTASNPSITYTTAAAYDSLDDFSAKRDQTMTAAIEASPNLSPDIAGYDNLGAYGQWQDVSGYGQSWIPTQTSNWAPYGDGNWTWTGGYGWTWVGNEPWGWAPYHYGRWYYANGYGWAWQPPSYYAATPAWSPALVGFFGFGFGGPGWGVSIGVGGGGYGYGGYGGYGGYGGYGYPYIGWYPLAPYAPFYPWYPGWAWTGYGWGWGGCCGYGYGGYGGWGTNITNVTHVTNIYNYFPHNGSHGTLVGNFKHGTISGHTFTVNQHNVGSHVGMIHGAVPVTPTRDSLGFGGKSIGAPVTLSKSFDSPR from the coding sequence GTGACCCGCATCAGCGTCGTCACGGGTTCGGTCGTCGTCCAGCGCGGCGACGGCAACAAGCAGGTCAGCGCGGTCGTCAACGCGCCGCTCCTGCCAGGCGATTACATCTCGACCGGCGGAAGCTCGCGTGCCGAGATCCAGTTCGACGGCTATACGGCCATCCGGCTCGGCGGGAACGTCCAGGCGCGCATCACGAGCGACGACCCCGGCAATCGCCAGGTGCAGCTCGCCGACGGAACGATCGTCGTCGGCCTCGTCCACGACACCGGATTGGTAGACGTCGAGACCCCATCGGTAACGGTGCGCGTTCGGCAGCAGGGCGATTACAGAATCTCGATCGGCCACGACGGCTCGAGCTGGGTCACGACCCGCCGCGGAAGCGCCGAGGTGACGACCCCGCAGCATACGTACACGCTCGGCGAAGGACGGACGCTCGTCGCCCGCGGCACGGCCTCGAATCCGTCCATCACCTACACGACGGCGGCCGCCTACGACTCGCTCGACGATTTCAGCGCGAAGCGCGATCAGACGATGACCGCCGCGATCGAGGCGAGCCCGAACTTGAGCCCCGACATCGCCGGCTACGATAACCTCGGCGCCTACGGGCAGTGGCAGGACGTCTCGGGCTACGGCCAATCGTGGATTCCCACGCAAACTTCGAACTGGGCGCCGTACGGCGACGGCAACTGGACATGGACCGGCGGCTACGGCTGGACGTGGGTCGGCAACGAGCCGTGGGGATGGGCGCCATATCACTACGGGCGCTGGTACTACGCGAACGGCTACGGCTGGGCGTGGCAGCCGCCCTCGTATTACGCGGCGACGCCCGCGTGGTCGCCCGCGCTCGTCGGTTTCTTCGGCTTCGGTTTCGGCGGCCCGGGGTGGGGCGTCTCGATCGGCGTCGGCGGCGGCGGCTACGGGTATGGCGGCTACGGCGGCTACGGCGGCTACGGCGGCTACGGATATCCCTATATCGGCTGGTATCCGCTCGCGCCGTACGCGCCGTTCTATCCGTGGTATCCCGGTTGGGCCTGGACCGGCTACGGCTGGGGATGGGGCGGATGCTGCGGCTACGGTTACGGCGGCTACGGCGGCTGGGGAACGAACATCACGAACGTCACGCACGTCACGAACATCTACAACTACTTCCCGCATAACGGATCGCACGGAACGCTCGTCGGGAACTTCAAGCACGGGACGATCTCCGGCCACACGTTCACCGTCAATCAGCACAACGTCGGAAGTCACGTCGGGATGATTCACGGCGCGGTGCCCGTGACCCCGACCCGCGACAGCCTTGGTTTCGGCGGCAAATCGATCGGCGCTCCGGTGACGCTCTCGAAGTCCTTCGACTCGCCGCG
- a CDS encoding high-potential iron-sulfur protein — MRETDRAMTRRAFVKGAVVLPALAAALLAQTEPAQAKGSKAQFKYQDSPSNGHKCSQCTFYIAGSSAKTNGTCKIVDGSISPNGWCTAFAAKSS, encoded by the coding sequence ATGAGAGAGACAGACCGCGCGATGACCCGCCGCGCCTTCGTGAAGGGAGCCGTCGTGCTCCCGGCGCTTGCGGCGGCGCTGCTCGCCCAAACGGAGCCCGCGCAAGCCAAGGGCTCGAAGGCGCAATTCAAATATCAGGACTCGCCGAGCAACGGGCACAAGTGCTCGCAGTGCACGTTCTACATCGCCGGGAGCTCGGCCAAGACGAACGGCACGTGCAAGATCGTCGATGGTTCGATCAGCCCCAACGGCTGGTGCACGGCCTTCGCCGCAAAATCAAGCTAA